The following are from one region of the Equus przewalskii isolate Varuska chromosome 21, EquPr2, whole genome shotgun sequence genome:
- the HELZ2 gene encoding 3'-5' exoribonuclease HELZ2 isoform X2 — protein MPLRRDRPVSEMVFPGFGPSPTSPTAAKEPPLARLCAQVDLHLGCSRCTQRLNESTYLLRAVEHSCPRQILLARSKRATKRRVWRKVDRRPSFPQPLRYEVCRYYRPGVGCRRHYNQCTFARSPEEALVWNFEREHNLSRLWLKAAVQGGGAQGELRSPADAIYAEFGGQFQLLCSCCFRRYPPRLCPVDPPGWCSQHGACPSLLVHVSTEGRRRQQVVEVRPRPQYSQPLAYCMFVGRGRPCRHGASRCQYAHSAVEMAVWEAEQLSGLRRGDLLMPPAPAGNGHTAPHSQPPRVRLYCRVCLVTCHSQEAFENHCSSVEHAHMVALDQAVPWKHRSPPTGLSTFELCPRPDLCEYGVVCTKAHSEQELQEWVSRVQTVELREKAAWQEGLVPYQVRLLAEYRRSSSEISVLAETVDGVSITCNQPLVHQAQEKKTEHSWMFTIHSEEPLLHVALLKQEPGADFSLEAPCLPRGQVYAEGERFCVPGSRAEFQVGVCVQSASFGTFEQWVVFDFGRRPALLRKLGLQLGQVHCTGLQGTPVPGHPMELERWHPGNRHVVPSVARTAEQVALMAKYKVPALALEFSRSGPAPGPISCTNYRQRMHQFLYEEEAAQQQLVAKLNLRGPVSLKTALQTPALGMLFPPPGALYAQVPIPSSLTPDTDQGFLLSRAVSTALVAPVPAPDHTVFEVRLETRASSEQALWLLLPAQCCTALGLQPEASPVLEVQFQIDPLTFRLWHQAVDALPEERLVVPDLLACTLPCPWPTPPALHGNRKQRLAVEFIVGSNPGGTQPIAPLLIYGPFGTGKTYTLAMASLEVIRQPHTKVLICTHTNSAADIYIEEHFHGYVSSGHPEAAPLRVMYTDRPPSQTDAATLQYCCLTEDRRAFRPPTQAELEQHRIVITTTSQARELRVPAGFFSHILIDEAAQMLECEALTPLRYALPSTRVVLAGDHMQVTPRLFSVARAQAAGHTLLHRLFQHYQQQTHEVARRSRLVFHENYRSTEAIISFISHHFYVAKGNPIHASGRVPRHPRHYPLMFCHVAGSPERDMSMTSWLNTAEIAQVVEKVQEIHDTWPRCWGSREQKHICAVSHGAQVSALRQELRKRGLGQVSVGSFEILPGREFRVVVLSTVHNHRSLLGPGAPALEFFTDARVLNTVMTRAQSQVVAVGDAVALCSFGDCSKLWKSFIRECVEHRSVFPEDLSLEQIKQGVVQRQRWDLHAERSVAVGAVDTVLEQGAAGGPTTEHTAVAKVKPGAVAEEGASPSRTSAAEDVATQKAEAGDTVSGSAAGGLPVAEGAAPVHTQEGDTASAGNLARGDVAPRDATASRSKDPEDSESDFWPSDGELDADDSLLQELLDESRNVTVTVGEDGLLDTIPRPASPQQARQYVNLPQATLWRLLREEPELYRHCAFTQETFERATAVPLDGAGPGPIQVRGRLNCGMAFTGDEVLVKVFGGAAGDRGPTGRLQGRVVGVLKRRCRELVFVCRMDEWDSRIMTPIDGSVTKIFVAELKDPLQVPIHRLLQGHVQRVRYEPLTAKARRDRLFRVRVVLWRERFYYPLGIVLEVLPQADTWQRGLHALDLEFGLRDPSPDPASVSKALQKFRAELGRRPGCREDCRGFLTFTVDPQGARSLDDALSVRDLGPRYEVAVHITDVASVMPRDSGLDVEARRQGTSFYAPDREPVPMLPTGLCQDVFSLLPGQDRLAISLFLTVEKGSDQVRGLRFAPSMIRSNRQLSYEEAEQVIKGHPGAGLELPARLDSVDACVAAACHLSRVLRRRRLQGDCHYKQLDEDSMLGFRAAHVMVQEYMIQFNRLAAEFLVGSERTRTVTPLRWQPMPSSRQLEAVREKHGGLVPLSLHLRHHLCGPGPPDTHLHLLASLWRHVQLAARAQDFDGLVDLITTDDVHPSLAPAGLDFRRALGRSVFGRSSQGEQQPASHYSLQVEWYTWATSPIRRYLDVVLQRQILLALGQGGSAYSPRDIDGLCQDFSHQHMSAQRYQRRAYSLHLATRLKAQPQDKLGFVVDVEVGARCFKLLFPANRETLPEPCPVYYRSLQLSEHPHSLAGRPGLRLLWRRRIYSVQADQPCHPLPGALLDPHTRPIDTALWQQLLELVEEQRWPEAAALVQAQGATEPRPRELGRVWRSHCDHFVEVARELRGGDTLQVQLSATLQRGFLAPVLQLWTVAPGLVLCLEHAERPGDCFSGHVPQAGRDRCRDVNEYSRVWQPFCSLESATSAVAENDSITLQHVKISWDAERTPQGQLQGTFCLEAAFLREHCIDISLDHCYLCIRLEGLPAVPDKRAPCPPGSPGQPPSAAPPRGPSSLSPILSIDPDTYTWVAHGLTEDGDLKEGRADRQEARKQVHFFIHHMAMEKVPEEVLRPGSRFTIEVLPKQLPDLRKEEAVRDLESASPLVISIALGQPIPLPRCPPHQQPLHRGTPRRFLERQAFDIPGSHHKLNPSQKGAIREALRKQFTVIQGPPGTGKTVVALHLVFWFHKSNEEQALACGSPGGETRLGGPCILYCGPSNKSVDVLAGLLLSRRAELKPLRVYSEQAEATEFPAPGVGSRGPPKNTPREGRPNQTLRSITLHHRIRQPSNPYASDLKAFDARLQKGEVFSKEDLLRYRRTLGKARKFELDRHRVILCTCSCAASVSLKNLDVRQILVDEAGMATEPETLIPLVTFSRAEKVVLLGDHKQLRPVVKNEQLQNLGLDRSLFERYHRDAYMLDTQYRMHRDICTFPSMEFYKGKLKTWHGLRRPPSVLGHADKESCPVIFGYVQGHEQSLLVSTDEGNENSKANLEEVAEVVRIAKQLTLGRTVDPKDIAILTPYNAQATEISKRLVREGITGVTVCSITKSQGSEWRYVLVSTVRTRPESDVDQRPTKGWLKKFLGFVVDPNQVNVAITRAQEGLCLIGDHLLLRCCPLWRRLLDSCEAQQSLVPAGQVRVQRRPAVSF, from the exons ATGCCGCTCCGCAGAGACAGGCCAGTGTCAGAGATGGTGTTCCCTGGGTTCGGCCCGTCGCCCACTAGCCCCACGGCCGCCAAGGAGCCGCCTCTGGCCAGGCTGTGCGCCCAGGTGGACCTGCATCTGGGCTGCTCCCGCTGCACCCAGCGCCTCAACGAGAGCACATACCTGCTGCGCGCGGTGGAGCACAGCTGCCCCCGCCAGATCCTGCTGGCTCGCTCCAAGCGAGCCACCAAGCGCAGGGTCTGGCGCAAGGTGGACCGGCGGCCCAGCTTCCCGCAGCCCTTGCGCTATGAAGTTTGCCGCTACTACAGGCCTGGGGTCGGGTGCCGGCGCCACTACAACCAGTGTACCTTCGCCCGGAGCCCTGAGGAGGCGCTGGTCTGGAACTTCGAGCGTGAGCACAACCTCTCCCGGCTGTGGCTGAAGGCCGCGGTGCAGGGCGGCGGGGCCCAGGGCGAGCTGCGCAGCCCAGCTGATGCCATCTACGCGGAGTTTGGTGGCCAGTTCCAGCTGCTCTGCTCGTGCTGCTTCCGACGCTACCCGCCGCGCCTCTGCCCTGTGGACCCTCCGGGGTGGTGCTCCCAGCACGGGGCCTGCCCCTCGCTCCTGGTTCACGTGAGCACTGAGGGCCGCCGCAGGCAGCAGGTTGTGGAGGTGCGGCCACGGCCCCAGTACAGTCAGCCACTGGCCTACTGCATGTTCGTCGGGCGAGGGCGGCCATGCCGGCACGGGGCATCCCGTTGCCAGTACGCTCACAGTGCTGTGGAGATGGCTGTGTGGGAGGCGGAGCAGCTGAGTGGGCTCCGGCGGGGGGACCTGCTCATGCCCCCTGCACCCGCGGGAAACGGGCACACAGCCCCGCACAGCCAGCCCCCTAGAGTCCGGCTGTACTGCCGCGTCTGCCTGGTCACCTGTCACTCCCAGGAGgcctttgagaatcactgctcatCCGTGGAGCACGCGCACATGGTGGCCTTGGACCAGGCCGTGCCCTGGAAGCATCGCAGCCCGCCCACTGGGCTCTCCACGTTCGAGCTCTGCCCCAG gcccgATCTCTGTGAGTACGGGGTTGTCTGCACCAAGGCGCATTCGGAGCAGGAGCTGCAGGAGTGGGTGTCACGGGTGCAGACCGTGGAGCTGCGGGAGAAGGCGGCCTGGCAGGAGGGGCTGGTGCCCTACCAAGTGCGGCTGCTGGCAGAGTACCGGCGCAGCAGCAGTGAGATCTCGGTG CTGGCCGAGACCGTCGACGGCGTGTCCATCACCTGCAACCAGCCCCTGGTGCATCAGGCCCAGGAGAAGAAAACTGAGCACAGCTGGATGTTCACCATCCACTCTGAG GAGCCGCTGCTGCACGTGGCCCTGCTCAAGCAGGAGCCGGGAGCAGACTTCTCGCTGgaggctccctgcctcccccgGGGCCAGGTCTACGCAGAGGGGGAGCGCTTCTGTGTGCCCGGCTCCCGGGCTGAGTTCcaggtgggggtgtgtgtgcagaGCGCCTCCTTCGGCACCTTCGAGCAGTGGGTGGTCTTTGACTTTGGCCGCCGGCCGGCACTGCTGCGAAAGCTGGGGTTGCAGCTGGGCCAGGTGCACTGCACAGGGCTCCAAGGGACGCCAGTGCCTGGCCACCCCATGGAGCTGGAGCGCTGGCACCCTGGCAACCGCCACGTGGTGCCCAGTGTGGCTCGGACGGCAGAGCAGGTGGCCCTGATGGCCAAGTACAAGgtgcctgccctggccctggagtTCAGTCGCAGTGGCCCGGCCCCAGGTCCCATCTCCTGCACCAACTATCGGCAGAGGATGCACCAGTTTCTCTATGAAGAGGAGGCCGCTCAGCAGCAGCTAGTGGCCAA GCTGAACCTTCGGGGCCCAGTGTCCCTGAAGACGGCACTGCAGACACCAGCCCTGGGCATGCTCTTCCCGCCACCGGGAGCCCTCTACGCCCAGGTCCCCATCCCCTCTTCCCTGACACCGGACACAGACCAGGGCTTTCTGCTAAGCCGGGCGGTGAGCACGGCCCTCGTGGCCCCTGTGCCCGCGCCTGACCACACAGTGTTCGAGGTGCGGCTGGAGACCCGGGCCAGCTCAGAGCAGGCGttgtggctgctgctgcctgccCAATGCTGCACAgccctggggctgcagcctgAGGCCAGCCCGGTCTTGGAGGTGCAGTTTCAGATCGATCCGCTGACCTTCCGCCTCTGGCACCAAGCGGTAGACGCGCTGCCTGAGGAGCGCCTGGTGGTGCCCGACCTGCTGGCCTGCACCCTGCCCTGCCCGTGGCCCACCCCACCCGCCCTGCACGGCAACCGCAAGCAGAGACTGGCCGTGGAGTTCATAGTGGGCAGCAACCCTGGGGGCACACAGCCCATCGCTCCGCTGCTCATCTATGGCCCCTTTGGCACGGGCAAGACCTACACGCTGGCCATGGCCTCCCTGGAGGTCATCCGGCAGCCCCACACCAAGGTCCTCATCTGCACACACACCAACAG CGCGGCCGACATCTACATCGAGGAGCATTTCCATGGCTACGTCAGCAGCGGCCACCCGGAGGCCGCGCCGCTCCGGGTGATGTACACGGACCGCCCGCCCAGCCAGACGGATGCAGCCACGCTGCAGTACTGCTGCCTGACGGAGGACCGCCGGGCCTTCCGCCCGCCGACGCAGGCCGAGCTGGAGCAGCACCGCATCGTGATCACCACCACCTCCCAGGCCCGGGAGCTCCGGGTGCCCGCCGGCTTCTTCTCGCACATCCTCATTGACGAGGCCGCCCAGATGCTGGAGTGCGAGGCGCTCACCCCGCTGCGCTACGCCTTGCCCAGCACCCGTGTGGTGCTGGCAGGCGACCACATGCAGGTCACGCCCCGCCTCTTCAGTGTGGCCAGGGCCCAGGCGGCCGGCCACACGCTGCTGCACCGCCTCTTCCAGCACTACCAGCAGCAGACGCATGAGGTCGCCCGGCGGAGCCGGCTCGTCTTCCACGAGAACTACCGCTCCACCGAGGCCATCATCAGCTTCATCTCGCACCACTTCTACGTGGCCAAGGGCAACCCCATCCACGCCAGCGGCAGGGTCCCTCGCCACCCCCGGCACTACCCGCTCATGTTCTGCCACGTGGCGGGCAGCCCCGAGCGCGACATGTCGATGACGTCCTGGCTCAACACGGCCGAGATTGCCCAGGTTGTCGAGAAGGTGCAGGAGATCCATGACACCTGGCCCCGCTGCTGGGGCAGCCGCGAGCAGAAGCACATCTGTGCCGTGTCCCACGGCGCCCAG GTGAGTGCGCTGAGGCAGGAGCTGAGGAAGAGGGGCCTGGGCCAGGTGTCTGTGGGCAGCTTTGAGATCCTGCCAG GGCGGGAGTTCCGGGTGGTGGTACTGAGCACTGTGCACAACCACCGCagtctgctgggccctggggcgcCTGCCCTGGAGTTCTTCACAGATGCCCGCGTGCTCAACACCGTCATGACCCGAGCCCAGTCCCAGGTGGTGGCTGTGGGCGACGCCGTGGCGCTCTGCTCCTTCGGGGACTGCAGCAAGCTCTGGAAGAGCTTCATCCGCGAGTGTGTGGAGCATCGCAGCGTCTTCCCTGAGGACCTATCGCTGGAGCAGATCAAGCAGGGTGTGGTCCAGAGGCAGCGCTGGGACCTCCACGCAGAGAGATCGGTGGCAGTGGGGGCCGTGGACACTGTCCTGGAGCAGGGGGCAGCAGGGGGCCCAACCACAGAGCACACGGCAGTGGCGAAGGTCAAGCCAGGGGCTGTGGCCGAGGAGGGTGCATCCCCGTCCAGGACCTCGGCGGCAGAGGACGTGGCCACAcagaaggcagaggctggggacaCAGTGTCAGGGTCTGCAGCTGGGGGGCTCCCAGTAGCAGAAGGGGCAGCCCCAGTGCACACGCAGGAGGGGGACACGGCCTCAGCAGGGAACTTGGCGAGGGGTGACGTGGCCCCTAGGGACGCCACCGCAAGCAGGTCCAAGGACCCCGAGGACTCCGAGTCCGACTTCTGGCCTTCCGACGGGGAGCTCGATGCCGACGACTCCCTCCTGCAGGAGCTCCTGGACGAGAGCCGGAACGTGACGGTGACCGTTGGGGAGGACGGGCTGCTGGACACCATCCCTAGGCCCGCATCCCCACAGCAGGCCCGGCAGTACGTGAACCTGCCCcaggccacactgtggaggcTGCTCCGTGAGGAGCCCGAGCTGTACCGCCACTGCGCCTTCACACAGGAGACCTTTGAGCGGGCGACAGCCGTGCCGCTGGACGGCGCAGGCCCCGGCCCCATCCAGGTCAGGGGCCGCCTAAACTGCGGGATGGCCTTCACCGGGGACGAGGTGCTGGTGAAAGTCTTTGGCGGGGCTGCTGGCGACAGGGGCCCCACGGGGCGGCTGCAGGGCCGCGTGGTGGGCGTGCTCAAGAGGAGGTGCCGTGAGCTCGTGTTCGTGTGCCGCATGGATGAGTGGGACTCCCGCATCATGACCCCCATCGACGGCTCCGTGACCAAGATCTTCGTGGCTGAGCTGAAGGACCCACTGCAGGTGCCCATCCACCGCCTCCTGCAGGGCCACGTGCAGCGGGTGAGGTACGAGCCGCTCACGGCCAAAGCCCGGCGCGACCGGCTCTTCCGGGTGCGTGTCGTCCTGTGGCGGGAGCGCTTCTACTATCCGCTGGGCATCGTCCTGGAGGTGCTGCCCCAGGCCGACACCTGGCAGCGGGGCCTCCACGCCCTGGACCTGGAGTTCGGCCTGAGGGACCCCTCGCCAGACCCAGCCTCGGTCTCTAAGGCGCTGCAGAAGTTCCGCGCAGAGCTTGGCCGGAGGCCTGGCTGCCGAGAGGACTGCCGCGGCTTCCTGACCTTCACCGTGGACCCTCAGGGCGCCCGCAGCCTCGACGACGCCCTCAGCGTCCGGGACCTGGGCCCCCGGTACGAGGTGGCTGTGCACATCACCGACGTGGCCAGCGTCATGCCCCGGGACAGCGGGCTGGACGTGGAGGCCCGCAGGCAGGGCACCTCCTTCTATGCCCCCGACCGGGAGCCGGTGCCCATGCTGCCAACTGGCCTCTGCCAGGACGTGTTCAGCCTCCTGCCAGGCCAGGACCGGTTGGCcatctccctcttcctcaccGTGGAGAAGGGCAGTGACCAGGTCCGGGGCCTGCGCTTTGCGCCCTCCATGATCCGCTCCAACCGCCAGCTGTCTTATGAGGAGGCTGAGCAGGTGATCAAGGGGCACCCGGGTGCGGGCCTGGAGCTGCCAGCCCGCCTGGACTCGGTGGACGCCTGTGTGGCAGCCGCGTGCCACCTCTCCCGGGTGCTGCGTCGCCGCCGCCTGCAGGGCGACTGCCACTACAAGCAGCTGGACGAGGACAGCATGCTGGGCTTCCGTGCAGCCCACGTCATGGTCCAGGAGTACATGATCCAATTCAACAGACTGGCAGCTGAGTTCCTGGTGGGCAGTGAGCGCACGCGGACGGTCACACCACTGAGGTGGCAGCCCATGCCCAGCAGCCGCCAGCTGGAAGCCGTGCGTGAGAAGCATGGGGGGCTGGTGCCCCTGTCGCTGCACCTGCGCCACCACCTTTGTGGCCCCGGCCCCCCCGACACACACCTGCACCTCCTGGCCTCCCTCTGGAGGCACGTCCAGCTTGCAGCCCGAGCCCAGGACTTTGATGGGCTGGTGGACCTCATCACCACGGACGACGTGCACCCCTCGCTGGCTCCCGCAGGCCTCGACTTCCGCCGGGCCCTGGGCCGCTCTGTCTTTGGCCGCTCCAGCCAGGGTGaacagcagccagccagccactaCTCGCTGCAGGTGGAGTGGTACACGTGGGCGACCTCGCCCATCCGCAGGTACCTGGATGTGGTGCTCCAGCGGCAGATCCTGTTGGCGCTTGGCCAGGGGGGCTCCGCCTACTCCCCCAGGGACATCGACGGGCTCTGCCAGGACTTCAGCCACCAGCACATGAGCGCCCAGAGGTACCAGCGCCGGGCCTACAGCCTGCACCTGGCCACACGGCTCAAGGCCCAACCCCAGGACAAGCTGGGCTTCGTGGTGGACGTGGAGGTGGGCGCCCGCTGCTTCAAGCTGCTCTTCCCTGCCAACCGCGAGACCCTGCCTGAGCCCTGCCCTGTCTACTACCGCTCCCTGCAGCTGTCCGAGCACCCCCACAGCCTGGCGGGCCGGCCGGGACTGCGTCTCTTGTGGCGACGCCGCATCTACTCGGTGCAGGCGGATCAGCCGTGCCACCCACTGCCCGGCGCCCTGCTCGACCCACATACCCGGCCCATTGACACTGCCCTGTGGCAGCAGCTGCTGGAGCTGGTGGAGGAGCAGCGGTGGCCCGAGGCAGCTGCCCTCGTGCAGGCTCAGGGCGCCACGGAGCCCCGGCCACGGGAGCTGGGGCGGGTGTGGCGGAGCCACTGTGACCACTTCGTGGAGGTGGCCCGGGAGCTGAGGGGCGGGGACACGCTGCAGGTGCAGCTGAGCGCCACCCTGCAGCGTGGGTTCCTGGCGCCGGTCCTGCAGCTGTGGACCGTGGCGCCTGGCCTcgtcctctgcctggagcacgCAGAGCGGCCAGGCGACTGCTTCTCGGGCCATGTGCCCCAGGCAGGGCGGGACCGGTGCCGGGACGTGAACGAGTACTCCCGCGTGTGGCAGCCGTTCTGCTCCCTGGAGTCGGCCACCAGCGCGGTCGCTGAGAACGACTCCATCACGCTGCAGCACGTGAAAATATCCTGGGATGCGGAGCggacgccacagggccagctacAGGGCACCTTCTGCCTCGAGGCTGCCTTCCTCCGTGAGCACTGCATCGACATCAGCCTCGACCACTGCTACCTCTGCATCCGGCTTGAGGGGCTGCCGGCCGTGCCCGACAAGAGGGCGCCATGCCCCCCGGGCAGTCCTGGCCAGCCTCCCTCCGCTGCTCCACCCCGCGGGCCCAGCAGCCTCAGCCCCATCCTGAGCATTGACCCTGACACCTACACCTGGGTGGCCCATGGGCTGACCGAGGACGGGGACCTGAAGGAGGGCAGGGCAGACCGGCAGGAGGCCCGCAAGCAGGTGCACTTCTTTATCCACCACATGGCCATGGAGAAGGTTCCAGAAGAGGTGCTGAGGCCCGGCAGCCGATTCACCATTGAGGTGTTGCCCAAGCAGCTTCCCGACCT ccGCAAGGAAGAAGCTGTGCGTGATCTGGAGAGTGCGTCCCCACTGGTCATCAGCATCGCCCTGGGCCAGCCCATCCCCTTGCCCCGCTGCCCTCCTCACCAGCAGCCCCTCCACAGAG GGACCCCCCGCAGGTTCCTGGAGCGACAGGCCTTCGACATCCCCGGGAGCCACCACAAGCTGAACCCCAGCCAGAAAGGAGCCATTAGGGAAGCTCTGAGAAAGCAGTTCACGGTCATCCAGGGACCACCAG GCACGGGAAAGACGGTGGTGGCCCTCCACCTCGTGTTCTGGTTTCACAAGTCAAACGAGGAGCAGGCGCTGGCCTGTGGCAGCCCTGGGGGGGAGACGCGCCTGGGGGGCCCCTGCATCCTGTACTGCGGCCCCTCCAACAAGTCGGTGGATGTCCTGGCAG GGCTGCTCCTGagcaggagagcagagctgaAGCCCCTTCGTGTGTACAGCGAGCAGGCCGAGGCCACCGAGTTCCCCGCACCCGGTGTGGGCAGCAGGGGTCCGCCCAAGAATACCCCTCGGGAGGGGAGGCCGAACCAGACCCTCAG GAGCATCACCCTGCACCACCGGATCCGGCAGCCCTCCAACCCCTACGCCTCCGACCTCAAGGCATTTGATGCCCGGCTGCAGAAAGGGGAAGTGTTCTCCAAGGAAGACCTCCTTCG GTACAGGAGGACGCTGGGGAAGGCAAGGAAGTTCGAGCTGGACCGCCACAGGGTCATCCTGTGCACGTGCTCGTGTGCAGCCTCGGTCAGCCTCAAGAATCTGGACGTCCGGCAGATCCTTGTGGATGAGGCAGGCATGGCCACGGAGCCCGAGACCCTCATCCCTCTGGTGACCTTCTCGAGGGCGGAGAAG GTGGTCCTCCTTGGGGACCACAAGCAGCTTCGGCCTGTGGTCAAGAACGAGCAGCTGCAAAACCTGGGTCTGGATCGGTCTCTCTTCGAGCGATATCACAGGGACGCCTACATGCTGGACACGCAGTACCGCATG CACAGGGACATCTGCACCTTCCCCTCCATGGAGTTCTACAAGGGCAAGCTGAAGACTTGGCATGGCCTGAGGAGGCCGCCCAGCGTCCTAGGCCACGCTGACAAGGAGAGCTGCCCTGTCATTTTTGGCTACGTGCAGGGCCATGAGCAGAGCCTGCTGGTGTCCACAGATGAAGGGAACGAGAACTCTAAGGCCaacctggaggaggtggcagaggtg GTTCGCATTGCCAAACAGCTGACCCTGGGCAGGACAGTGGACCCCAAGGACATTGCCATCCTCACGCCCTACAATGCACAGGCCACAGAGATCAGCAAGAGACTTGTGCGAGAGGGCATCACGGGAGTAACAGTGTGCTCCATCACCAAGAGCCAGG GGAGCGAGTGGCGCTATGTGCTGGTGAGCACCGTCCGCACGCGCCCTGAGAGTGACGTGGACCAGCGGCCGACTAAAGGCTGGCTCAAGAAGTTCCTCGGCTTTGTGGTGGACCCCAACCAAGTGAACGTGGCCATCACCCGGGCCCAGGAGGGCCTCTGCCTCATCG GAGACCACCTCCTCCTGCGGTGCTGTCCTCTCTGGCGTCGACTCCTGGACTCCTGTGAGGCCCAGCAGAGCCTTGTGCCCGCTGGCCAGGTGCGGGTCCAGAGGAGGCCAGCCGTGTCTTTCTGA